CATCATGATCTGCTGGCAATGACATTAATTTACTTTCAAAAGACAAAATGCATATGCTTATGTCTTTTGGGGGTCACAAATGCTTGGAGTTACAGATCAAAAAGTGCTACAACAACTGGCATGTATCTTTGAATATATTCTAATACAAGAATTAATTCTTAgatagtaaaaaaaatatataaaaaaaagttacaagGAATTGGTTTAATACATGCGTAATACGAAATCATTCTTCATCTCTTGCTGAATAAATTTCTGCATAAAATTAAACATGTGTTTGAGTACCCTAAAGCTTCTTATATAAGGTCATTTTGGAGCATCTaggcctttttatatatataaaaattcagCAGTTGGTGATTGCTTGTGATTCGAATTGAGGAACCAACTCAGAGTTTGGTTGCTAAATAACTTTAAAAGTACACATTGTTCTTTACATGTCTTAGATTTTTGCATGTCAACTGttcctatttctttttctttttttgccaaGTTGCGAGAGGGAAGGgaaaattcacacacacacaaatattaTGGGGACCTTGAACCTAGATTAGCTACTTGAGAGCACACCAAAGACCTGAACTAATCCAACTAAACACCAAAGACCTGAACTAATCCAACTAACACCCCATTAGTCCAAACTATTTGTATTTCGACAGACAATATTGTCTAGGGATCCAACCAACTTCATTATTAGCATAGCCTCAGCTCTCCCTAGTGTCAAATAATGGTATTGGAGAATTTTCCTTATTGTCCTTGTGGAGGCAAATATGTAAAATTACATTGTGTAGACAGCTCTGCATCCCTACAATTGTACAGGTTAATAACTGTTAGCTTCTCAGCTAAACAACCCCAGGAAAAGtgaaattagaaagaaaaagggaccGTACGTTGAGGGACTAaaggggaaaagaaaaggaaccaACAGCCAACATCACTCTTTTGTGATTTAGCAAGATCATAATATTTAGTAacgaaaacaaaacagaagattttttttttattttttaaaaaaggttAACAGGGAGTTTGCGATATCATAATCTCTCACTCCATCAAGTACAGGCCATTCTTCTTGTCCCCCAGTCACTTCTGCTTTAAACTCCCTATCATTCCATAACTGCAGTATATTTATCCATGTACTTCTCTTGCACGATAGAAAATCTTACCTGAATTGTTGCCATTTTCTGAGAAAGCAGAAACTGAAAGAAATAATGCATTGCCATTTCCGgccaataacacaatgacatGTGGGATAATTTTATCACTTATCATTGTGTTATTAATCAGAGATAGCAAAACAATGATATCCCTGTTACAAGAAAGTTTTTTTCGTACATAAGAAAAAACTTATtaataaagttttaaaaaaacattcaatAGCAACCTACATGTCAAGATTCGAATtcgaaaacaaaaatgttagTTATACATACCATATTATGTACCACCTCTCTAATGAAGATGTGATACACAAGATGGCGGATAATCACAAACAAGTTGGGCGGGGGGAGTGGGGTGGTGAAAGTTAATAATTCCGTTGAGTTGTACAACTATCCTGTGAACATGTGGGGTCTAAACTATTGAAGCTTAATGTctcagaaaaaggaaattaatcCACAGGTTAATTTGGTACAGGTAAAAAAGCTCCCCAGTGGAATTCTGTACCTTGGGATTTCATTGGGCTTATTATTGAATCCGCAAATAAAGGCCCAAGTGCCTCACATTAAAAACCAAGGAAGCTTTATCCCACATCGGAGGGTTGCCTGTTCTACAAGTTCTTTATATACTTGCGTTTAAGAAATGAGTTTGTCCCTTCGGGGACATCCGATAAAATTGGAACGATACAGAGAAGATTAGCATGGCCCCTGCGCAAGGATGACACGCATAAATCGAGAAAtggtccaaatttttttgctcttttttctgccaatttttttttgcccttTGAACTCTTCGATGGTTCGGTGGCTTCGTCTTTGATCTTCCAGGTGTGAGTAGAAGTTTGAATTCAATCTACTTTGATCTTCCAGTATTTGATGCTTCAGTGACTGATTTTTAGCATGGAATCTTTTGTCTTGCAATTTAATCCATATAAAAAGCTCGCCTACTAGCTGTTTGATAAAATGACTCTGTTAACTTTATATCATAATGCGTGAGTGTTCGTTTGGAAGCTTCAATCTTGGTTGTGTGAGAAATTCTTATATCATAATGCTAGCAATTTAGTTTTAGGATTATAGACTGCAAGGATAGAAACACACGGCAGTGCTGCTACTTTTAAGCACTGCGAGAAACATAGTTTCTAATGTCTTGCAGAAGAGTTGCGGTTTTCCACATTCGTAGTGGCGCCTCACGTTAGTGTTTGTTCTGTCATCTAAATAGGTGCTACTGCATTTGAGTATTTTTGTTACTTGGTTCATGGATAGCAAATCAACACATTTGATTGTCAGCTTGCTGTAACTTCCTCGCTGTTTGTTCACAATTAGTAATTAGGGAAGACTATTAGAGGGATGAAGTGTTGCTAGCAAGTACGTGAATTGAATGTGACTAATTTCTAAAGACCTGCCTAGATCAGTTTTAGAACATTCGTGGCGGCGCGTCTCATGTTATGGCAGTAGTTGTTTCATAAAGGGGGGTTTTGAAGAAGATGCTATCTGCTGTCAAGCAGTACGTTGTCGATTGTACTTCTGTAAAAGAAGTTGCAGGTCCCAATTGTTTCCTTGGAATTTTGAGGCGAGACGAGCCTTTGGTTCTAAGGAAGACATAGGCATAAGACGAGGCAAGCAATTAAAGCAGTAAGATTGAATTCCAAGCAAAAACTCAAATGTAAAATCAGTAAAAGATTGAAGAAGACATAGGCATAAGAGGTGGCAGTAGTTTTTCACTTTCATAGCAGAATAGATAGTAGAGGATGTTGCTATCTAGCCTAGCCATAGAGGAAATAATTCAAAGTAAGTTAAAACAGATGATGCTCATTAGCAAACTAAATTAAAAGGTTATTCCAATCCAAATTCTAACAGATTTATTCTATATTCTTCATTGCCAGCACATCTACACCGCCAGTTCAAGTTGAGTCTCAATCAGTCGACTACCTCGAGAGTTTGATAATCTTGAGTGATGGCTGCTTCCATGAGATGGTGAAGCCTGGATGTTGTGTACAAATCCAGGGATCCTGGTGCTCGTTGAAATACAGAATGTGTGGCATCACATCATCCCCGTACCGTACCCTTTGTCCCTAAACTTGCTGCGGATTTCCTCAAAATTGCTCCGTAGCGCGTCGTACTGAATGCCCCAGATGCGGCTATCAGGACGTTCTAGAAAGTTGGTGAACATAATCACCTTCTTGATCATCTGCTCTGCCTTCAAGTACTCATTCACAGCCACTTCcagaatcaaatcaaacactTCAAAAATCCTACATTCCTCATTAAGTTGCACCTGATATCTCATAAATTCGAACTTGGACATAAGATCATGTCCTTCTATCAAGTCTAGCTGACATTTTCCACCACCAGTGTATTTTATCATCTTTCCCTTCCATGGCTCTTCACTCACTTCAGACACCAGAATTTCCAACCCGCCTCTGGATAGCTCCACTCTTTATAGCCCAGGCCACCATAGCCCACCACCAagcagtttttgaatttgccCAAACCCTCCCTCTGCTTTATATCCTCCACCATTGCCTTCCACTGAAGCTCAGCCTCTTCCTGGAAATCCTCCTTTCTTACAAGTCCATCTCCTTTTGCTGCTGCTTTAGGTACAATTACTCCACCATTGCCTTCCACTGAAGCTCAGCCGCTTCCCCGACATCCTCATCTTGTACATATTTTATGATCTCATTTGGAAGCAAAGCATTCCGCTTTATTATGCTAATGCCGCCTCTTAAATTGTCTCCTCCTCCTACTGCTGCTGCTTTCACCTTCTTCATATACTTCTTAACCACACAGGGCTCTCGGCATTGTAGTAAATGGTCATGGGCCCCAAAAACTCATTCCGTAGCCATTTCAACTTCCACTGTTGTGATTGATCTAATTCTGGCGGGGCAAGCCTTCTGGCGATGCTTTCAAGCAGAAAAATGGTGCCGGTCCAGTGATCGTGCCCGAGTCGTGTGGAAGTGCAACACTCTGCAGGCCTGGATACCAAAAGATCCGAATTCATTTTGTCCGTATCAGACTTCAAACACTCCACGAAAATATCAATAACTCGATCGTGTAACAACCTATAATCCGGGTGACAGTCGTACCTCTCAGGATGAAGACGCAGATGTGCAGCAGCGTCGTCATCTTGGTCGTCGTCTGATTTCGGAACAAGAACCTTGTAGAGAATTTGGACAAGGTTGTACCACCAACCCCAATGGCGGGGATAGCGGACCAGAGGCAAGTTGGCAATAGAGTGGAGGTTGCGTAATAGAGTCTTGGGGTGGTTGTGGTGGAGCCAAAGCACGGCCGTGTCGAACTTTGTGTCAGAAAAATCTTTTGAATTGAAGGTGAAGATGAGCTTGAGGGTGGTGAGGGGATTATGGGACCAGGCCAAGGGGAGCAGTTGCTCCAGATGTGTAAGGCAGGGGTTAGCATCTCTCCATTCTGGTCTGAGGGCGTTGAAGAAGAGATCAAGGCAGGGGTCACCGTAGGAGGAGGAGGGAATACTAGGCCAGAGGCTGTTGTTGTTGGCAATGTCAGCGTTGGCGTTGGAAGTAGCCATTAATCTCCTTCTTTCTATTGGTGTGGTTGGAGCTACTACTAGTTGTGAGggtgaagaaatgaaaatattgcCGCCTAATTTGCGTTTGCCAACGTCATTGACAAGGTTTCGGTTTCGGTGGCATCctcctgctgctgctgctttgtACCGATTCACACTCGTCAAACACGCTTGCCCCGGCTCCACTGCTTTATTCATCTGAATCATCATCTCTCAGTGGTTGGTtgtttggttggttggttgctGGTTGAGCCTTGAGCCAGGATTAATTATAGAATTGATTATAGATTTGATGCCTGCTTGCTTGGACACCAAGGATGTTTCAGAGAGTCAGTTGTATTGTATTGATGTTTATAAAACATGTACAAGAGTCCTTTGAAAATAGAGTGATATGTAAGCGATAAAATATAAGCAGAtaggctctctctctctctctctctctccctccctctccccCCCCTTCAGCCCCAGCACCCCCAACTAACTTCCTTTTtatactttttcttcttcttcacaacAGGTAACTTATAATTGAAAGATTGGTGACCCAACAGGAAAATTGGACTCCCCTATCGATCGAGGAGAGTGTAGGACTAAAAGAGCATCTTAAAATGACTATTCCAatgtattaaatattaaatattgtattcaaattaattaatggcAATTGTATTTGCAGCTAGCTATGATTTTAATGAAGGCAAAATAAGTTGGAATGTTTGTCAAGTGGAAAATGGGACGGTTTAATTTGATGGTTGCAaagcaaatttgaaattgacaaTTACTTGACGGAGACTGCAGTTTGAAGACAGACGAATAGGCAAGAAATCATGGCAGGAAGGAAATTTCCAGGGGAATCGTAGGAAGGTGGCCGGCAGCACTGGGTGGAGGTGTCGGGTATGTGCCGGTTTGTGCAAGACCATCGCGGTGAAACAAACTTACCTGGTTCTGTACAAGTATATCCAATAAATACAAGGCGGTAAAAATCCCCTTAACTACGTATTTCTATCACAAAGAGGTATTGCTGTAGACTGGAAaatgtacttttatttttttattatttttttatcaggaacaaaaacaaaatttagacTTCAATTTCTTACCACTAAACAAGTCAGCGGAAATAACCACTAAGCAGGTTATATcaagaataaattaaaactCGTCAAAATCAGAAAAGATCCCATAAAACACACAATAATCACAATCGGGCAAACTCTGCTATGCTTTTCTCAAAAATAAGATGCGAAGATCAGTCATCTCTCCGGGAACCATTTCCATGAAAACAAGTAGAAGCAAGTGACTTTTAATGATAAAGGCAATGCctaaaaaataaggaaagatAATATAACTCTGACCCATTTAAAGCCTGGTAGATAATAATATCCCTGATTTCCATGACTGGACAGAACAAAGAGTTTATTAAAATCTTATAATGGAGAATACACTGACCCTCAAACTACAGAATTTCAAAGGATATGTAAAATCTATTTCCTGACATGTAGAAGAAACAGATGTCTTAATCAGGTTTCAGATGCTACACGGACAAGTAACGCATTTCTGAATATAAGCGGCATCCCACCAGAAAGGTTTCTAATAACACAATTTCAGTACAACACTAGCATTGTGCCTGAAAGCTCCCCACACACCCTACTTCCTGACGAAAATAGAGACTTACTACCAATAAATTGAGCACCGCAAGATATATAAGAGTGACTAATATAAACTCAAACTCATGGGTTTGAGATGATCTCACAAAGGATTAAAGCAAATAAAACTCACAAGGTTAGGCAAAATGCTTCCTCAATGACAACTCAtgctgaagaaaaagaaatgccTGGTATATAAAGAATGAACAAATAGCATCTTGGTACTCAGTTCCTTCCACATGAGGTCCATGGCTCTCCTAAGTATTTTCGAAAACGTACTTGAACCCTCCTTGGTCCAAGGTAAAGTAGAAAACCATCCAGCATTAAAGGTTCAAAACATACTTGAACCATGCAGAACAACTTAAATTCCTTTTCAAGATGATAgatttgattaaaataaatcCAATAAGAAACCCCAGCCAAAACCAAGTATATGAAGGATGAAATATGAATAGCTACTGCATCCCTTTTTAAAATCCAATCTACGTAATAGCACAAGGATATTCAATTGAAGCATAACTACTCTTAATGGAAAACATGCCAAACATGTTAAAGAGCCAGTGCTGAGATACAAAAAGACATGTGGTGAAACCTAAAGATCCCCAAAGTATCAAACAAGTTTTAGAAAATGAGACTACAACATAATCCAAGTAAACCAAATGAATATTCATTTAAAAGGGTCAACCAACCTccttaattttattatgtcACTGAGACTGCGTTCATAATACAGTATTAATAAAAACCTTTGACTACAGTGTTATTTAGCAACCCAAATACTTCCAAAACTTcagagaaaattttcaatcGGTGTCCTCCACACATTTGTATTCTTAAGGTGATTTGTAGAAACGCATGGCAATCACAACTCCTGGCTCCAATGCCATGATTCAGCACTTTAACCATCCCCCCTTATGCTCTATACGACACAattatatgaaaaagaaaaatactaatGCACTCAATAGTTCGAGAATGTTTAGTTTAGGAACTGACACTAGAGCTTATACGCAATAACAAGAACATTACACAGCCCCACCCTAAAGCATACCCCCAGTAGCCGTCCATGTAAATCGTCACATCATTTAATAGAACTTTTTTTACACATCGAGCATCATTCTAACCAAAAACTATAACAAATTTGTACCATTTATGGTCTTCAACACAGACCAATAGTCAATACTGTAAATCTGTAAGCATAACAAAATGGTTCCAGTCCAGGTGCCCATTTATGCACATAGATAACATCCAAGTCATAGAATTTCCACAAATGTATCTATCCTATTCCTACCATTTAGCTACTGATACCACTAGataattgaaattataaacACAAAAACTGTAATTAGAggcaagaaaaaaatgaactatttgaaaacattaatcaGTTAAACATTCAAGCAATTAAAACAGCTAAATTATGAAGTGATCAAGCTTCACATGAAAAGCCCAATAAAACATCCCCAAACCCTTATTTCAACTACATATCATATCAACAACCGAAAACCCATTTCAACTCAAAAAAGAAGGATCGATCTGAGAACGAACGAACCGGCATACCCAGATCGAATTTCAGTCAGATTCAGACGACCCAGCAACAGAAAGGCCGGCCTGCTCGATCTCGAGCCGTTCGAGGGCTTTCTGGTGGGCCCAGGTCTCGATGGTGAGATCGGGCTTAGCGTTGAGGCCGACGCCAAGGATAACGATGGTGAGGAAGCTGGTGACGTAGCAAGGGAGCTCCCAGTCCTCCCATTTTCGAGTCTGGCCTGGGGACAGCGGGGTCCGGTTGAAGAGGTAACCTTTGGGTTGCTCCTCGTGGCCCGGGCTGGTCCACCGGCTCGGACCTGTGGCTGAACCGCCGCGAGTTCGGAGAGTCTGGATGAGGCGCTGGCGGAGCATTGTGGAGGCGGGTATGGTAAGACTTTCCTCccagctagagagagagagagagagagtagagtGAGCTTGGTTTGCTGTCGTATTGCCTGCCTTATTAGTGGGCCTTGCAAGTATCTAAAAATAAGGGCCAGGACCAACCCAACTCCACCCACCTGGCTTGATCTCTTTGGTtctttagaaataaaaataaatttaaaatctcggttttttgttttgttttttgttttgggattttttgTAAGCATACGCTGGTTTGATAATTATTTCGTCttcaattttctatttttctttttcattttttgaaaactgaTAACATGTTTAATAATagttttttcgttttttgtttgaggaCAAATTTAAAtcagttttcaaaatttttttcttttttttttcctcatttaTTGTTCATTAATTATACATCACTAGAATGTGTTGCACTTAAATTCCAAAATTCGGCATATGGGACCTccaaactttgatttttctaatATGTACTTTCATTCTATAGACTCAGACTCCAAGAAAAATTccattttcaagttcaatcTTAACTAagtcaaaattgaaattataatCTCGAACTAGCCACCCAACTAGCACCGGATTGGCA
Above is a genomic segment from Prunus dulcis chromosome 7, ALMONDv2, whole genome shotgun sequence containing:
- the LOC117634679 gene encoding uncharacterized protein LOC117634679 isoform X2, which gives rise to MMIQMNKAVEPGQACLTSVNRYKAAAAGGCHRNRNLVNDVGKRKLGGNIFISSPSQLVVAPTTPIERRRLMATSNANADIANNNSLWPSIPSSSYGDPCLDLFFNALRPEWRDANPCLTHLEQLLPLAWSHNPLTTLKLIFTFNSKDFSDTKFDTAVLWLHHNHPKTLLRNLHSIANLPLVRYPRHWGWWYNLVQILYKVLVPKSDDDQDDDAAAHLRLHPERPAECCTSTRLGHDHWTGTIFLLESIARRLAPPELDQSQQWKLKWLRNEFLGPMTIYYNAESPVWLRSI
- the LOC117634679 gene encoding uncharacterized protein LOC117634679 isoform X1; protein product: MMIQMNKAVEPGQACLTSVNRYKAAAAGGCHRNRNLVNDVGKRKLGGNIFISSPSQLVVAPTTPIERRRLMATSNANADIANNNSLWPSIPSSSYGDPCLDLFFNALRPEWRDANPCLTHLEQLLPLAWSHNPLTTLKLIFTFNSKDFSDTKFDTAVLWLHHNHPKTLLRNLHSIANLPLVRYPRHWGWWYNLVQILYKVLVPKSDDDQDDDAAAHLRLHPERYDCHPDYRLLHDRVIDIFVECLKSDTDKMNSDLLVSRPAECCTSTRLGHDHWTGTIFLLESIARRLAPPELDQSQQWKLKWLRNEFLGPMTIYYNAESPVWLRSI
- the LOC117634679 gene encoding uncharacterized protein LOC117634679 isoform X3; this translates as MATSNANADIANNNSLWPSIPSSSYGDPCLDLFFNALRPEWRDANPCLTHLEQLLPLAWSHNPLTTLKLIFTFNSKDFSDTKFDTAVLWLHHNHPKTLLRNLHSIANLPLVRYPRHWGWWYNLVQILYKVLVPKSDDDQDDDAAAHLRLHPERYDCHPDYRLLHDRVIDIFVECLKSDTDKMNSDLLVSRPAECCTSTRLGHDHWTGTIFLLESIARRLAPPELDQSQQWKLKWLRNEFLGPMTIYYNAESPVWLRSI
- the LOC117634681 gene encoding uncharacterized protein LOC117634681, producing MLRQRLIQTLRTRGGSATGPSRWTSPGHEEQPKGYLFNRTPLSPGQTRKWEDWELPCYVTSFLTIVILGVGLNAKPDLTIETWAHQKALERLEIEQAGLSVAGSSESD